CTTCGGCGGCCCCGGCGGGGAGGGCGTCGACACGCTCGCGCAGGCCGCGGGCCAGTACGCCGATCTGCGCGCCCGCTACGACCTGATCGGCCTCGACCCGCGCGGCGTCGGCCGCAGCAGCCCGGTGGCCTGCGCGGACGACCGCCGCATGGACGCGCTCGCCGCCATGGACGACAGCCCCGACACCGCCGCCGAGGAGCGGACGTACGAGGCCGGCCGCGCCGAGTACGTGCGCCGGTGCGAGGCGCGGTCGGGGCGGCTGCTGCCGCACGTCGGCACCGCCGACGCCGCCCGCGACCTCGACCTGGTCCGCGCCGCCGTCGGCGACGAGCGGCTGCACTACTTCGGCATCTCCTACGGCACCTGGCTCGGCGGGAACTACGCGCACCAGTTCCCCGCCAGGGTGGGCCGCGCCGTCCTGGACGGGGCCGTCGACACCAGGCTCGGCCGCACGGGCCTGGCCCTCCAGCAGGCGGCCGCGTTCCAGCGCGCCCTCGGCGGCTTCGGCGCCGCCTGCGCGCGGCTCGGGAAGAAGGGATGCCCCCTCGGAACCGGCGGCCCGTCCGTCGTGGCATCCGTCGGCCGGTTCCTGGCCGGGCTCGACCGGCGCCCGCTCCGCACGTCGTCCGGGCGCGCGCTCACCCAGAGCCTCGGCACGACCGGCGTCGCCGCCGCCCTCTACTCCCGTGACGCCTGGCCGTACCTCGCGCAGGGCCTGGTCGACGCGGTGAAGCGCCGCGACGGGTCGCTGCTGCTGATGCTCGCCGACGCCCAGAACGGGCGGCGGCGCGACGGAACCTACAGCAACCTCTCCGCCGCCAACACCGCCATCACCTGCGCCGACAGCACCGACCGGCCCACCGCGGGCGACGTGCGGCGGCTGCTGCCGCGCTTCCGCGAGGCCTCGCCGGTCTTCGGGACGTCGCTGGCGTGGGGCCTGCTCCAGTGCACGGGCTGGCCGGTGCAGGGCGACCCCGCCGCGCGCGAGGTGTCGGCCCCGTCCGCCGCGCCGATCCTCGTCGTCGGCAACACCGGCGACCCCGCCACCCCCTACGCGTGGGCCTCCGCGCTGACGGAGGCGCTCGGGGGGCGGGCCACCCTCCTCACCCTCAGGGGAGAGGGGCACGGCTCCTACGACACCGGCGACCCCTGCGTCCGCGAGGCCGTGCACGCCTACCTCCTGCGCGGCACGGTGCCCGCCCCCGGCGCGACCTGCGGCTAGCCGCCGGCGGGCCCGTCGTCGGGCCGTGGAACTGCCGCCCGAACCGGGGCCCCTGAACGAGTAATACGGGGCCCTACGGCCCTAGAGGCCCTGTCTTCAGTTTTCCTATCTTCGTGTTGATTCGACCGGAGACAATGAATTCACCGTCCCAAAAAACGGTGACGGGAAGGCGGAAGAATGGCCGAGGGAAACGACAGGAACCGTCCCGCGACTCGACGCCGTGCCGCGCTCGTCGCGGCCGTCGGCGCCACCGCCCTGGGAGGCGTGGCCGCCACCGGGCTGCTGGTGTCCGGCGGAGCGTCCCACCAGGCGTCGGCCGGGCGCGTGGCCGCGCACTCCGGCGTCGCGGCCTCCGCGCCCGTCGCCCAGGGGAACCAGGCCGGCGGCGGCGTCCAGGGGATGACCTCGAAGCGGAAGCGCGAGCAGTGCAGGACCGTTGACCGCTACATCCCGTACCACAGCGCCCTCCACCTGCAGAAGATCCAGTGGCATTCCAGCGTCCGATACTGCTGGACCGGCAAAAAGGTGCGAATCGTCCGGGCGAGCAGTTACCTCAAGCCCGAATCATCCACGATCACGGCCGACCCGAAGCCCAACAGGGTCGTCTACAACAAAAAGCATTCGGCCGTCACCGTGATGGTCAGCTCCGACGTGGCATGGAACACGCCGTGGGGGGCGACCTACAACCATCCCAAGGTGCAGTACCGGATGTGGGCGATCAACGGCGCGCACACCTACAAGCCGATCTCGACCTCCTGAACCGCCGTACTCCAGGTGGGCGTCGACGGCCCCCGGACCCGGCCCGGAGAGGCCGCACGCGCGAAGGCCGTCGACGCCCAGGCCGGCCTGACCACCGGATCCCGGTGGTCAGGCCGGGAAGTCGTCACACGACCTGGTCGACCTTCATCGGCTCCCGCAGCGCGTTGCCGACGGTGCAGTACTTCTCGTGGACGCGCGCGGCCACGGCCTTCAGGACGTCCTCGGCCTCGTCGTCCCCTTCGGGGAGCTCGACGTCATAGGTGACCGTGATCGTTCCGAGCGTGCTCGTCGCGACCTTGTCGGCCTGGACGGTCGCGGCGAGCCGCGCCATCCGGTGCCCCCGCTTGGCCGTCAGCGGCTCGACGGTGACCAGCTCGCAGCCGCCGAGCGCCGCCAGCAGCAGCTCGACCGGCGTGAAGGCGCCCTCGGTGTCCCCGTCGCCGATCGCGACCGCCGCGCCCCGGCCGTTGACGGCCCGGAAGCCGTCCTCGGTGCGCTCCACCCTGACGTCCGCCATGAAATCCCCTTAGTTCGGCTGGTCTCGCCCGCATGAACGCGGACGCCTCCCGCGTTCTTCCCTACGTCCCGAGCCTCTCCTGCTCCTGCGCCACGATCTGCCGGGCGAGATCGCGCTCGGAGATGTCGACCGCGTCGGGCGTCTGCTCCGCCAGGTCGCTGCGCCGCGCGTACTCGTCGAAGAGCATGGTCTTGACGTGCAGGATCTCCAGCATCCGCTCGTCCACGCTGCGGGGCGTCAGCAGCCGGTGCACCTGGACGGTCCGCACCTGCCCCATCCGGTGCGCCCGCGCGATCGCCTGCGTCTCCATGGTCGGCTTCACCTGCGGCTCGCAGAGGATCACCACGGACGCCGCCTGGAGGTTCAGCCCGACCCCGCCGGCCTGGATCTGCGCGAGCAGCACGGCGTGCCCCGGCTCGGCGGCGAACGCGTCCACGATCTCCTGCCGCCGCGCCGGCGGCGTCTCACCCGAGATCGGCCCGCGGCTCCGCGGCCCGAGCGCCTCCCCGACCGCGGCCAGCACGTCCCGGAAGTAGGAGAACACCACGACCTTCAGGTCGTTCTCGGCGGCCTCGTCCACCAGCTCCTTCAGCCGGTCGAGCTTGGCCGACCGCTTCGGCACGGCGTAGGCCGCCCGGCGCATCGCCATGAAGTTCCCCGCCGCCACGGCCTTGCGGTAGGCGGCGGCGTCCGCCCGGCTGAACTCCTCCAGCTCATCCACGTGAACGACCTCGGGCAGCTCGACGAGAACGTCCCGCTGGTTGCGCCGCAGGTACACCGGCGCGACCGCCGACCGGAACGCCCGCGCGCCCATCGCCGCGTCGTGCGGGCGGACCCGCTCGGCCAGGTCGGGCCGCAGGTGCGCCACGAGGCTGCGGAACTCCTCGACCCGGTTCTCCATCGGCGTCCCGGTGAGGAACAGCACGTTCTCCGTCCTGCGGCACCACTGCGCCACGGCGCGGGCGCGGCGCGTCTCGTGGTTCTTGGCGTAGTGGGCCTCGTCCACCACGAACATGCCGATCTCCACGTCCTCCGGGACGTTCAGGCTGTGCAGCGTGGCGAGCGTCGTCACGGCGATGCCGCCGTCGCCGGCCCACTTGCGCAGCGCCGCCGCGCGCCCGGACCCGTGCAGCGGGTGCGCGGCGATCGCGCTGCGGGTCTCGATCTCCCGGACCCAGTTGATCAGCACGCTCGCCGGGCACGCCACCAGGAAGTGCGTCGCGCCCCGCGCCCGCAGGTGGGCCATCGCCGCGATCGCCTGGACCGTCTTCCCGAGCCCCATCTCGTCGCCCAGGATCACCCGCTTCTGGACGAGCGCGAACCGCGCCCCGAACGCCTGGTACCCGCGCAGCGACACCCGCCGGAACTCGTCGTCGAGAGGCTGCGCCTTGACCCGCGCCGCGAGGTCGCCCGGCAGGAACCCCTCGGCGGCCTCCCGCTCCGGGTCCGCCGCCGCGAGCTCCGCGAGGAGGGTCTGGTACTCGGCCGCCCGCAGCTCGAAGTCGATCCACGCCTCGTCCGGCGACACGTGCGGGCGCAGCAGGTCGACCGACGCCTGGGACATCAGCAGCCGGGCGCCGCGCGCCTCCTCGCCGGCGAGGGCCTCCGCCAGCTCGCCGACGGCCGCTCGCGCCCGCTCGCGCCGCGCCGGCGGCGTGAGGAGCCTGCGCCACCACGACCCGGCCGGCCGCGCGTCCTGCACCAGCGGCGCGATCCGCTCGTCCACCTCCTCGGCGGCGGCCCGCGCCCGCGGCAGCTCCGGCCCCGCGTTCACCAGCCGGTGCAGCGCCACGACGGCGGGCGTCATCGCCTCGTCCCGCCGGTCGACGTCGATCCGCACCGTGACCGAGCTCTCCGCCGCCTCCGCGAGGCTCCCGGCCGCCGCGTGGAGCTGCCGCGCCGTCTGGGGCCCGATCCCGGGAAGCAGTTGGAGCTTGTACGGGGTCGAGTCCAGCACGTCCACGACGCTGGTGAACCCGGCCTCTTCCAGCGGCCCGAGCCGGAGCCGCCCGTCGGTGACGTCCTTCAGCCGCGCCAGCGGGATCGACCCCAACTGCTCGCGCGCCGCCTCGGCCCGCAGCGGCGCCAGCGCCGCGTGCACGTCGGCCAGCGCCCGCCGATGGTCGGCGACCAGGTCCCGCGCGGCCTCCAGCAGCGCGAACCCGCCCCTCAGGACGTCCTTGGCCTCATGCGCCATCCCGACCCCTAACCCGCGCGCTCGGCCCACATGATGCCAGCCGCCCACCGGTGCGCCGGCCGCCCCGGCGCAAGCCGACCTCTCACGACCCCCCACCGTAGGCCGCCCCACCGACACCCCCGGCCCGGCGACCCGGAAAGCCGGTTGCGGGCCACCCGCTTCCCCGGACGGTCTCCGGCGACCCGGCTCAGCCGGGTTGTCATGGCAGTTTCGGTCTCACGTAACCAAAGGAGAGCAACACAGATGACTGCTAACCCTTCCGGGCAGAAGCCCGAGGAGCAGGCTCCCCAGGAGAACCAGTCGACCGTGGCCGGTGATTCCGCCTACGAGCAACGACGGGCCGCGGAGCACGACGCGGGCGTCGCGAACGGCACGGTGACCCCGGAGGAGCCGCCGCACCCCCTCTCATGGGGATGATCGGCTGATCCTCTGATCACTGAGCCACGAGAGGCGGCCCCCGGGCCGCCTCTCGTTTTCTTTTCGGGCCGCGCGTCGGCAGACCCGCCGCAGTGAAGAGAATGCGGCCTCGCGGGCGCTCTCATGACACGCGAAGCGCCCCGCGCCTAGCCTGGGAGCGTCGAGTTCTCAGGAAGGTGCAGGGCCTATGAGCGAC
The sequence above is a segment of the Actinomadura coerulea genome. Coding sequences within it:
- a CDS encoding alpha/beta fold hydrolase yields the protein MVPSGATILAALTLLSLSGGTGLARTSPRTATVTAPAAGDAPGAPAGIPPGAAPRLSWGRCTGLPSPPPKTKPPRGLRCAALPVPLDHARPSGEKIELALVKVPAADPRRRIGSLVFNFGGPGGEGVDTLAQAAGQYADLRARYDLIGLDPRGVGRSSPVACADDRRMDALAAMDDSPDTAAEERTYEAGRAEYVRRCEARSGRLLPHVGTADAARDLDLVRAAVGDERLHYFGISYGTWLGGNYAHQFPARVGRAVLDGAVDTRLGRTGLALQQAAAFQRALGGFGAACARLGKKGCPLGTGGPSVVASVGRFLAGLDRRPLRTSSGRALTQSLGTTGVAAALYSRDAWPYLAQGLVDAVKRRDGSLLLMLADAQNGRRRDGTYSNLSAANTAITCADSTDRPTAGDVRRLLPRFREASPVFGTSLAWGLLQCTGWPVQGDPAAREVSAPSAAPILVVGNTGDPATPYAWASALTEALGGRATLLTLRGEGHGSYDTGDPCVREAVHAYLLRGTVPAPGATCG
- a CDS encoding OsmC family protein, producing the protein MADVRVERTEDGFRAVNGRGAAVAIGDGDTEGAFTPVELLLAALGGCELVTVEPLTAKRGHRMARLAATVQADKVATSTLGTITVTYDVELPEGDDEAEDVLKAVAARVHEKYCTVGNALREPMKVDQVV
- a CDS encoding DEAD/DEAH box helicase → MAHEAKDVLRGGFALLEAARDLVADHRRALADVHAALAPLRAEAAREQLGSIPLARLKDVTDGRLRLGPLEEAGFTSVVDVLDSTPYKLQLLPGIGPQTARQLHAAAGSLAEAAESSVTVRIDVDRRDEAMTPAVVALHRLVNAGPELPRARAAAEEVDERIAPLVQDARPAGSWWRRLLTPPARRERARAAVGELAEALAGEEARGARLLMSQASVDLLRPHVSPDEAWIDFELRAAEYQTLLAELAAADPEREAAEGFLPGDLAARVKAQPLDDEFRRVSLRGYQAFGARFALVQKRVILGDEMGLGKTVQAIAAMAHLRARGATHFLVACPASVLINWVREIETRSAIAAHPLHGSGRAAALRKWAGDGGIAVTTLATLHSLNVPEDVEIGMFVVDEAHYAKNHETRRARAVAQWCRRTENVLFLTGTPMENRVEEFRSLVAHLRPDLAERVRPHDAAMGARAFRSAVAPVYLRRNQRDVLVELPEVVHVDELEEFSRADAAAYRKAVAAGNFMAMRRAAYAVPKRSAKLDRLKELVDEAAENDLKVVVFSYFRDVLAAVGEALGPRSRGPISGETPPARRQEIVDAFAAEPGHAVLLAQIQAGGVGLNLQAASVVILCEPQVKPTMETQAIARAHRMGQVRTVQVHRLLTPRSVDERMLEILHVKTMLFDEYARRSDLAEQTPDAVDISERDLARQIVAQEQERLGT